The DNA window TGCTGGACCAGCCGGCGAAAGGCAGCGGCCTCGAAGTCGCGCTTCTGCTCGTCGCTGAGTTTGGTCATCGAAACCTCCGTCACAGCGGCCCGGTGCGCGAGCCGAACATTTTCACGACATGTATATCGGGACGGCGGTCGATGGCGTCAACGATCGGCGCCAGGCGCCCGGCCCACGCGATCGCGCCCTTCTGGTCTGAAATCAGGTCCTGGCGGATCTCGATCAATGCGTGGGCATAGCCATTGATGATGGCATGCTTGAACATGGTGTCGCCACGCAGCGCGCCGTCATAGGGCTCATTGTCACCGACGACGAGGTTCTTGTCTTCGGCAAGCATGTCGATCAGCGGTCGCGCCACCCGGTCGTCCCGATCCCAGAGGATGCCGACATGCCATGGCCTCTGCCTGCCCTGCATGACCGGGGTGAAGGAATGCACCGAGAAGATGAAGGGCGCCTGGCCGGAAGCCTGCGCGACCGAAGCGATCATGGCGCCGACGGCGTCGTGATAGGGCCTGTAGAAGCGATCGAGCCGCCTTTCGCGCTCCTCGGGCGCAAGCGGATAGTTTCCTGGCACGACAGTGCCGTCATAGAGCTGGCGAATGAGCGTCGGATCGTCCTCGCCACGATTGGGATCGATCAAGAGCCGTGAAAAGTTGGCGATCAGCGCAGGCACGCCGAGCAAGGCGGCAAGTTCGCGCGTCACCGCTTCGACGCCGATATCATAGGCGATGTGGCGGTCGAATTCCGCCGCCGGCAGGCCAAGGCTGCCATAGTCCTCGGGCAGGTCGCGGCGGGCATGATCGGCCAAAAGCACGATGCCTCGCTTGCGGTCGCCCTCGACGATATCGAAAGGCGCGAAAACTGTGGATCGGGTCATTGGCGGGAAATGGTCTGTTCGCTGGCTTCCGGGGAGGGTGCTATCGTCATTCCACGAAGACGACGCGTGCGCAATGCCGTTGTTTGGCCAAGGTTTCCGCTGAAATCTGGCAAGGGGCGACGGATAGTGCGCCGGGAGCCTTCCTAAATCGATTGGAATTGGTCAAAACGGCGCGTTGACATGCGCCCGGACTTTTCCGAAAAGGGGCGCAGAGAGATGCTGATGTGGTTCTTGAGGGGTATTGGGATGGGTTCCGCCGGCAGGCAGCGCATGCGCTCTGTCTTTGCCGTGCCGCTCCTGATCCTGACCGTTGGGGTGTCGGCGATGGTCATGGCCTCGCCGGCGCGCGCCGATTTCCGCGTCTGCAACGCCACGCAGAACCTGGTCGGCGTCGGCATCGGGTATCGCGCCAAGGCCGGCTGGATCACCGAAGGCTGGTGGCACATTGAAGGATCGAGCTGCAAGACGTTGATCGAAGGGCCGCTGTCATCAAGGTTTTACTATCTTTATGCA is part of the Mesorhizobium loti genome and encodes:
- a CDS encoding N-formylglutamate amidohydrolase — protein: MTRSTVFAPFDIVEGDRKRGIVLLADHARRDLPEDYGSLGLPAAEFDRHIAYDIGVEAVTRELAALLGVPALIANFSRLLIDPNRGEDDPTLIRQLYDGTVVPGNYPLAPEERERRLDRFYRPYHDAVGAMIASVAQASGQAPFIFSVHSFTPVMQGRQRPWHVGILWDRDDRVARPLIDMLAEDKNLVVGDNEPYDGALRGDTMFKHAIINGYAHALIEIRQDLISDQKGAIAWAGRLAPIVDAIDRRPDIHVVKMFGSRTGPL